From one Deinococcus aetherius genomic stretch:
- a CDS encoding DMT family transporter, translated as MKSSSNVTGLETKTETSGWWWAALGVLCFSFTLPATRLAVPEFGGYTVGFGRAVVAALLALALLVARRERLPERRHWRGLGLVALGVVFGFPVMTSLALRTVPSSHGAVVVGLLPAATAVSAVLLTRERPRPIFWLVCALGVAAVLWFAATTGAGHLETGDLYLLLAVLFAAVGYAEGGRLARELDGWRVVSWALVFSLPLALLATLLAPWPTHLPSPGAWLAFGYVAVVSMFLGFFAWYRGLALGGVARAGQVQLMQPVLTVIWSALLLGEVLDGRTLLAALLVVVIAALSRLTR; from the coding sequence GTGAAAAGCAGTAGTAACGTTACAGGGTTAGAAACGAAAACGGAAACGAGTGGCTGGTGGTGGGCAGCCCTGGGCGTGCTGTGCTTCAGTTTCACCCTGCCCGCGACACGGCTCGCGGTGCCGGAATTCGGCGGGTACACCGTCGGCTTCGGTCGCGCCGTGGTCGCGGCCCTCCTGGCCCTGGCCCTGCTGGTCGCCCGGCGGGAGCGGCTCCCGGAGCGTCGGCACTGGCGGGGACTGGGGCTCGTCGCCCTGGGGGTGGTGTTCGGCTTCCCGGTGATGACCTCGCTCGCCCTGCGCACCGTGCCGTCCTCGCACGGCGCGGTGGTGGTGGGCCTGCTTCCGGCGGCCACGGCCGTCTCTGCGGTGCTGCTGACGCGCGAACGACCCCGGCCCATCTTCTGGCTGGTGTGCGCCCTGGGGGTGGCGGCTGTTCTGTGGTTTGCGGCGACCACCGGAGCCGGGCATCTGGAGACAGGCGACCTCTACCTGCTGCTGGCGGTCCTGTTCGCCGCGGTCGGGTACGCCGAGGGCGGGCGGCTGGCCCGGGAACTCGACGGCTGGCGGGTGGTGAGCTGGGCGCTGGTATTCTCGCTGCCCCTCGCGCTCCTGGCGACCCTGCTGGCCCCCTGGCCGACCCATCTTCCCTCGCCAGGAGCCTGGCTCGCTTTTGGTTACGTGGCGGTGGTCAGCATGTTCCTGGGCTTCTTCGCGTGGTACCGCGGGCTGGCGCTGGGGGGTGTGGCGCGGGCCGGGCAGGTGCAACTCATGCAACCCGTGCTGACGGTGATCTGGTCGGCGCTGCTCTTGGGAGAGGTGCTCGACGGTCGTACGCTTCTGGCGGCCCTCCTCGTGGTCGTCATCGCGGCCTTGAGCCGCCTGACGCGTTGA
- a CDS encoding ArsR/SmtB family transcription factor: MFVHNKKVLVVENDEAIAVLRALASDTRVLILSLLTYESTNVATLAAALDIPLSTLNFNVRQLQEAGLIDVAYEPGTRGTQKLLRKRYDEVTVRLPGVTVQSAADGLVELALPVGAYRGAEVRPSCGLLSDTRFIGVNDDPRSFQEAERAFAQLLWFQQGYVEYAFHKNVPFGATLTELEFSAELCSEAPDYNLDWPSDITLSVNGVDVGTWTSPADYGGRRGHLTPPWWPPDQTMYGELKTWTVTPGGTLLDGAPCSAVTLADLNLAAASHIAVRLGVKSDARHVGGLNLFGGRCGDHPQDLLLRLRYTIR; encoded by the coding sequence GTGTTCGTGCATAACAAGAAGGTGTTGGTCGTCGAGAACGACGAGGCCATAGCGGTGCTGCGCGCCCTGGCCTCGGACACCCGCGTCCTCATTCTCAGTTTGCTGACCTACGAGTCCACGAACGTCGCGACCCTCGCGGCCGCGTTGGACATTCCGCTCTCGACCCTGAACTTCAACGTCCGTCAGTTGCAGGAGGCGGGCCTGATCGACGTCGCCTACGAGCCCGGCACGCGCGGCACGCAGAAACTGTTGCGCAAGCGGTACGACGAGGTCACCGTACGTCTTCCCGGGGTCACCGTCCAGTCGGCGGCGGACGGCCTCGTCGAACTCGCGCTGCCTGTCGGGGCGTACCGCGGCGCCGAGGTGCGGCCGAGTTGCGGCCTGCTCTCCGACACCCGGTTCATCGGCGTGAACGACGACCCGCGCAGCTTCCAGGAGGCCGAGCGCGCCTTCGCCCAGCTGTTGTGGTTCCAGCAGGGTTATGTCGAGTACGCCTTTCACAAGAACGTGCCGTTCGGCGCGACCCTGACGGAGCTCGAGTTCTCCGCCGAGTTGTGTTCGGAGGCGCCCGACTACAACCTGGACTGGCCCTCGGACATCACGCTCTCGGTGAACGGCGTGGACGTCGGCACCTGGACGAGCCCGGCCGACTACGGCGGCCGGCGCGGCCACTTGACGCCCCCGTGGTGGCCGCCCGATCAGACGATGTACGGCGAACTCAAGACCTGGACGGTGACGCCCGGCGGCACCCTCCTCGACGGCGCGCCCTGCTCCGCCGTGACGCTCGCCGACCTGAACCTCGCCGCGGCCTCCCACATCGCCGTTCGCCTGGGCGTCAAGTCTGACGCCCGACATGTGGGCGGGCTTAACCTGTTCGGCGGTCGGTGTGGCGATCACCCGCAGGACCTGCTGTTGCGCCTGCGCTACACGATTCGGTGA